In one window of Chryseobacterium sp. JV274 DNA:
- a CDS encoding helix-turn-helix transcriptional regulator produces MKKPAADRILMFLKMRGEVTSLLIAEELSITKEGARKHLLNLAQEGLIRSSVKSEGVGRPSAYYTLTEKGLAQFPDTHADVTVQILKSVKNLLGENALDLLISDREKNTHERYEKVLSKSKSLEQRLESLAKVRSEEGYMAEWKKEGKDYLLIENHCPICAAATECQGFCRAELSNFQSLIGKEYTVERVDHIVSGGQRCVYKISQ; encoded by the coding sequence ATGAAGAAGCCGGCTGCTGATCGTATTCTGATGTTTTTAAAGATGAGAGGCGAAGTTACATCACTTCTTATTGCTGAAGAATTGTCGATTACCAAAGAAGGGGCAAGAAAACATTTACTGAATCTTGCTCAGGAGGGATTGATCCGTTCTTCGGTGAAGAGCGAAGGTGTGGGACGTCCATCTGCCTACTATACCCTTACAGAGAAAGGATTGGCTCAGTTTCCTGATACCCATGCAGATGTAACCGTTCAGATTCTGAAATCAGTGAAAAATCTTTTAGGTGAAAATGCTCTGGATTTATTAATCAGTGATCGTGAGAAGAATACTCATGAACGATATGAAAAAGTACTTTCTAAATCAAAATCTCTGGAACAACGCCTTGAATCCCTGGCAAAAGTACGTAGTGAAGAAGGATATATGGCAGAATGGAAAAAAGAAGGGAAAGATTACTTACTGATCGAAAACCATTGCCCGATATGTGCTGCAGCAACAGAATGTCAAGGGTTCTGCCGTGCTGAGTTATCCAATTTCCAGTCGTTGATCGGGAAAGAATATACGGTTGAAAGAGTAGATCATATTGTTTCCGGCGGGCAGCGCTGTGTTTATAAAATCAGCCAGTAA